Proteins from one Setaria italica strain Yugu1 chromosome V, Setaria_italica_v2.0, whole genome shotgun sequence genomic window:
- the LOC101753704 gene encoding peroxidase 1-like, whose amino-acid sequence MRMGGSLAGPVALVAAVCLLLPAASLAQLQVGFYNTSCPNAEALVRQAVTAAFANNSGIAPGLIRLHFHDCFVRGCDASVLLKVNPGGGSTERDAPPNNPSLRGFEVIDAAKAAVERSCPRTVSCADILAFAARDSVNLTGSNAFYQVPAGRRDGNISRQDDALDNLPGPNSTAHNLTDGFGRKGLSAEDMVVLSGSHTIGRSHCDSFLFKN is encoded by the exons ATGAGGATGGGCGGAAGCCTGGCCGGGCCGGTGGCGCTCGTCGCCGCGGTGTGCCTGctgctgccggcggcgagcctggCGCAGCTGCAGGTGGGGTTCTACAACACCTCCTGCCCCAACGCCGAGGCGCTCGTGCGGCAGGCCGTCACGGCCGCCTTCGCCAACAACTCCGGCATCGCCCCCGGGCTCatccgcctccacttccacgactgctttgTCAGG GGCTGCGACGCCTCCGTCCTCCTGAAGGTGaaccccggcggcggcagcacggagCGTGACGCGCCGCCGAACAACCCGAGCCTCCGCGGCTTCGAGGTGATCGACGCCGCGAAGGCCGCCGTGGAGCGCAGCTGCCCGCGCACGGTgtcctgcgccgacatcctcgcctTCGCGGCCCGCGACAGCGTCAACCTCACCGGCAGTAACGCCTTCTACCAGGTGCCCGCGGGTCGGCGCGACGGCAACATCTCCAGGCAGGACGACGCTCTAGATAACCTCCCGGGTCCGAACAGCACGGCGCATAACCTCACCGATGGGTTCGGCCGCAAGGGCCTCAGCGCCGAGGACATGGTGGTGCTCTCCGGTTCCCACACCATCGGCCGCTCCCACTGCGACTCCTTCCTGTTCAAGAAC